The Mixophyes fleayi isolate aMixFle1 chromosome 1, aMixFle1.hap1, whole genome shotgun sequence genome includes a region encoding these proteins:
- the LOC142095129 gene encoding endonuclease domain-containing 1 protein-like translates to MTFLKLSLTLLVLCSWGFCEVLQDFSDVSECQKFFYKGQEPLGMASNSTANICQRLQGSYHYATLYHRIARVPIYSAYILEISTTSRPDLSSSNWYLEPMLAGITQKDMLQPSNTEMQANMEYTIESQAVNDDYRNSGLTRGHVNPSQHHSSASQLSTFTYTNMAPQESTFNSGTWNQYETFLRDKILPSCTQTHVLSGVILSGFTPVEGKWLRGRVNVPSFYWSAFCCVKADGTKRAEGRLGRNTSPYDVVTETVPDLEAVLSKAYGREVSLFYQGCQ, encoded by the exons ATGACTTTCCTGAAGCTGTCTCTTACCCTTCTTGTGCTTTGCTCTTGGGGGTTCTGTGAGGTCTTGCAAGATTTCTCTGATGTCTCAGAATGCCAGAAGTTCTTCTACAAGGGACAGGAGCCACTGGGAATGGCCTCCAATAGCACTGCCAATATCTGTCAGCGCCTGCAAGGGTCGTATCATTATGCCACCCTGTATCATCGCATAGCTCGTGTGCCCATTTACTCCGCATACATCCTGGAGATATCCACCACCTCCCGCCCTGATCTCTCCTCAAGCAACTGGTACTTGGAACCTATG TTGGCTGGAATCACTCAAAAAGACATGCTACAACCATCAAATACAGAAATGCAGGCAAACATGGAATACACAATAGAAAGTCAAGCGGTGAATGATGATTATAGAAACTCCGGTCTTACCCGTGGCCATGTTAACCCAAGTCAACACCACAGCAGTGCGTCTCAGCTCTCCACGTTCACATACACCAATATGGCGCCCCAGGAGTCCACATTTAACAGTGGAACATGGAATCAATATGAAACCTTCCTGCGTGACAAGATTCTGCCTTCCTGCACTCAAACACATGTCCTTAGTGGGGTTATCCTCTCTGGGTTCACTCCTGTGGAGGGAAAGTGGTTGCGAGGCCGTGTTAATGTACCCAGCTTTTACTGGAGTGCATTTTGTTGTGTGAAAGCAGATGGTACaaagagggcagagggcagattGGGCAGGAATACAAGTCCTTATGATGTAGTCACAGAAACTGTCCCCGACCTGGAAGCTGTCCTGAGCAAAGCATATGGGAGAGAAGTGTCATTATTTTATCAGGGCTGCCAATAA